In Acidimicrobiia bacterium, one genomic interval encodes:
- a CDS encoding heavy-metal-associated domain-containing protein codes for MSRLQITVTGMSCTGCESRIATSLSRLDGVRKVDADHRSGSVVVDHDPAEAPEQVIRQRLSDAGYEIQESQPQ; via the coding sequence ATGAGCCGTCTTCAAATCACCGTGACTGGCATGAGCTGTACCGGCTGCGAGTCCCGCATCGCCACCTCGCTCAGCCGCCTCGACGGCGTCCGCAAGGTGGATGCCGATCACCGCAGTGGCAGCGTCGTCGTCGACCACGACCCCGCCGAGGCGCCAGAACAGGTGATCCGCCAGCGCCTCAGCGACGCTGGCTACGAGATCCAGGAGTCCCAGCCCCAATGA
- a CDS encoding c-type cytochrome, whose product MNSSTVSRSTASRRSASRRHTYIILVVGLLFVLQGVFLVGLPPPETSIHDHHIEHLFYMVGGALWGVGLAQLLLGDKDQMPRDETGRPRIGHSAWLIAAILAPAAVMFLMWPSMYEYIEARPWIHAWVHLWYVILSVVTTFAGYMFSKSAGWVLSAVVGVMAWAAAFGFGVENRHVHLPTPEAAPMVNGQVDGAAVYQNCASCHQPNGEGLPGSFPPLAGHLSDLLGHEGGANYVANVLVYGLQGSIEVNGDSYNGVMPSWGHLSDAELAAVVDYVVTSWGGDTPAGKASLSAAQIEEVRGQNRSADDVHRLREKLG is encoded by the coding sequence GTGAATTCCTCTACCGTAAGTCGCTCGACCGCTTCTCGCCGGTCAGCATCGCGCCGACACACCTACATAATTTTGGTTGTTGGCCTGCTCTTTGTGCTCCAGGGCGTATTCCTTGTCGGTCTTCCACCGCCGGAAACCAGCATTCACGACCACCACATTGAACATCTGTTTTATATGGTCGGAGGTGCGCTGTGGGGAGTGGGGCTGGCGCAATTACTCTTGGGGGACAAAGACCAAATGCCCCGCGACGAAACAGGCCGGCCCCGCATTGGTCACTCAGCGTGGTTAATAGCCGCTATCTTGGCGCCAGCTGCGGTTATGTTTCTTATGTGGCCTTCGATGTATGAATACATTGAAGCACGCCCGTGGATACATGCATGGGTGCATCTTTGGTATGTCATTTTAAGCGTGGTGACCACCTTTGCGGGCTATATGTTTTCAAAGTCAGCAGGCTGGGTGCTGAGCGCGGTGGTGGGCGTGATGGCGTGGGCAGCAGCTTTTGGGTTCGGCGTCGAAAACCGACACGTACACTTGCCCACCCCAGAAGCAGCGCCCATGGTAAACGGCCAGGTGGATGGTGCCGCCGTCTACCAGAACTGTGCATCATGCCATCAACCTAATGGTGAAGGTTTGCCAGGCTCATTTCCACCTTTGGCCGGACACCTATCCGATCTGTTAGGCCATGAAGGTGGCGCGAACTACGTGGCCAATGTGCTGGTTTATGGTCTACAAGGTTCAATCGAGGTGAACGGAGATTCATACAACGGGGTCATGCCGAGCTGGGGGCATCTCAGTGATGCAGAGTTGGCGGCCGTGGTTGACTATGTGGTGACAAGCTGGGGTGGCGATACACCGGCTGGGAAAGCATCGCTTTCTGCAGCGCAGATTGAAGAGGTACGCGGTCAAAATCGGTCTGCGGATGACGTGCATCGGTTGCGTGAAAAACTAGGCTGA
- a CDS encoding bile acid:sodium symporter: MTRWQVPVVLGAVAIGLTLGLTTEIGDHAERLVVPSLVGLLALTFAGIHSGAFAEAIRPHPRTAWVSLVINFVWVPLFAGGLGWMFLVNDPDLRIGLVMLLVTPCTDWYLVFIATARGNVALGAALLPVNLILQLALLPLFVVALTGTAADIPVGDLLVSVAVVLGIPLTVAVGLRLAAAWTGRGERLNALLDHSEPVGLALLAVAVIAIFATHAQLVIDEPDALLRLLVPLLVFFAVAYGIANAISTWLGLAPAERVTLTMTTMARNSPIALAIATAAFPDQPLIAVALVVGPLLELPVLSGAAHLLTREVGSRIVR; the protein is encoded by the coding sequence GTGACGCGGTGGCAGGTGCCCGTGGTGCTCGGCGCTGTCGCCATCGGTCTTACTCTTGGACTGACCACTGAGATCGGAGACCACGCGGAGCGCCTGGTTGTTCCCTCGTTGGTGGGGCTGCTGGCCCTCACGTTCGCTGGTATCCACTCGGGTGCGTTCGCGGAAGCGATCCGCCCGCATCCACGGACGGCGTGGGTGAGTTTGGTCATCAACTTTGTATGGGTGCCGCTGTTTGCTGGTGGGCTCGGTTGGATGTTCCTCGTCAACGACCCGGATCTGCGTATCGGGCTGGTCATGTTGTTGGTAACACCGTGCACCGATTGGTATCTGGTGTTCATCGCTACGGCACGGGGCAACGTCGCACTCGGTGCCGCCTTATTGCCGGTGAACCTGATCCTGCAACTCGCCCTGTTGCCGTTGTTCGTCGTCGCCCTCACCGGCACCGCAGCCGATATTCCCGTCGGCGACCTGTTAGTCAGCGTCGCGGTCGTCCTCGGCATCCCCCTCACGGTCGCCGTCGGCCTCCGCCTGGCGGCGGCGTGGACAGGGAGGGGCGAACGCCTCAATGCGCTCCTCGACCACTCCGAGCCGGTCGGTCTGGCCCTGCTCGCCGTGGCTGTCATCGCGATCTTCGCTACGCATGCTCAGCTGGTCATCGACGAACCGGACGCGCTTTTGCGGCTGCTGGTGCCGCTGCTCGTGTTCTTTGCCGTGGCCTACGGGATCGCCAACGCGATATCGACGTGGCTTGGTCTCGCACCCGCCGAGCGGGTCACCCTCACAATGACGACGATGGCCCGTAACTCGCCCATCGCGCTCGCCATTGCCACCGCGGCGTTCCCCGACCAGCCCCTAATCGCTGTGGCCCTTGTTGTCGGCCCGCTTCTCGAGCTGCCTGTGCTTTCCGGGGCAGCTCACCTCCTCACGCGAGAAGTCGGGTCTCGAATCGTCCGGTGA
- the rapZ gene encoding RNase adapter RapZ, translating to MSEFIVITGLSGAGRSSAGDHLEDLGWFVIDNLPPQLIPKVAELAVAPGATFDRVVFVAGTGPEFEELVPVLRQIRAGNSTVRVLFLEASTDVLVRRYEGSRRRHPLGDDLSLAEAVEKERKQLESVKANADVVVDTSDLNVHQLRDRIVDLFAPSADGNALLRTAITSFGFKNGLPLDVDMVIDCRFLPNPYWESELRPLSGLDEPIIDYVMSQEATADFLDRLDALFELLLPAFVNEGKSYLTVAFGCTGGRHRSVVIAEAMAERLRKHHHHPMVTHRDIDR from the coding sequence ATGAGCGAATTCATTGTGATCACAGGGCTGTCAGGGGCGGGGCGTTCCAGCGCTGGCGACCACCTTGAAGATTTGGGTTGGTTCGTGATCGACAACCTTCCACCACAGCTCATTCCAAAAGTGGCTGAACTGGCGGTAGCGCCGGGCGCAACCTTTGATCGGGTTGTTTTTGTGGCTGGAACCGGACCTGAATTCGAAGAGCTAGTACCGGTGCTTCGCCAAATTCGAGCTGGGAACTCTACCGTGCGGGTGTTGTTCTTAGAAGCTTCCACCGACGTATTGGTGCGACGCTATGAGGGTTCACGGCGGCGGCACCCATTAGGCGATGACCTGTCGTTGGCCGAAGCGGTTGAGAAAGAACGTAAACAGCTCGAATCGGTCAAAGCCAATGCTGATGTAGTGGTCGACACATCCGATTTGAACGTGCATCAGCTCAGAGACCGAATTGTCGACCTGTTCGCCCCAAGCGCTGACGGTAACGCATTGTTGCGTACCGCCATCACCTCGTTTGGGTTTAAAAACGGCCTTCCCCTAGATGTTGACATGGTGATCGACTGTCGTTTTCTGCCTAACCCATATTGGGAAAGTGAATTGAGGCCACTTTCTGGTCTCGATGAGCCGATTATCGACTATGTGATGTCGCAAGAGGCAACCGCCGACTTCCTTGATCGTTTAGACGCCCTTTTCGAGCTATTGCTGCCAGCCTTTGTGAACGAAGGCAAATCGTACCTAACAGTGGCTTTTGGCTGCACCGGAGGTCGACATCGCTCGGTGGTAATTGCCGAAGCAATGGCGGAACGATTGAGGAAGCATCACCATCACCCTATGGTCACCCATCGCGACATTGATCGCTGA
- the gap gene encoding type I glyceraldehyde-3-phosphate dehydrogenase: MSIRVGINGFGRIGRHFFRAANMRNEDIEFVAVNGLGPKETMAHLLQYDSMSGRFEANVEVNDQGFLVDGHQVTVLSESNPKDLRWGDIGVDVVVEATGQFNTRDAAAAHLDSGAPYVIVSAPAAGADATFVVGVNDDTFDPAQHKVISNASCTTNCFVPMIKVLDDAFGVEKGLMTTVHAYTGDQNLVDGSHRDLRRARAAAINIAPTSTGAARSTGLVLQSMEGKLDGISLRVPVAAGSITDFVGHLSRNVTVEEVNEAFQRAATEGPLAGILEYSEAPLVSSDILGSTASCVYDAPLTLAMDNLVKIFGWYDNEVGYSNRLLDLVLIVGSATQG, translated from the coding sequence ATGAGCATACGTGTCGGGATCAACGGTTTCGGCCGTATCGGGCGCCACTTCTTTCGGGCAGCAAATATGAGGAACGAAGATATCGAGTTCGTAGCGGTGAACGGGTTGGGCCCTAAAGAAACGATGGCTCATTTGTTGCAGTATGACTCGATGTCAGGCCGTTTCGAAGCCAACGTAGAAGTAAACGACCAGGGGTTCCTAGTCGATGGCCACCAAGTCACCGTCCTATCTGAAAGCAACCCGAAGGATCTCCGCTGGGGCGATATAGGCGTTGATGTTGTGGTCGAAGCGACCGGGCAGTTCAACACTCGGGACGCGGCGGCGGCGCACCTAGACAGCGGGGCACCCTACGTTATCGTTTCGGCGCCAGCAGCCGGGGCCGACGCCACGTTCGTGGTTGGGGTCAACGACGATACTTTCGACCCGGCCCAACATAAGGTGATATCAAACGCCTCGTGTACGACGAACTGTTTCGTACCCATGATCAAAGTGCTAGATGACGCCTTCGGGGTAGAAAAAGGCCTGATGACAACCGTCCATGCCTACACCGGTGACCAAAACCTGGTGGACGGATCACACCGAGATCTCAGGCGAGCTAGAGCCGCGGCAATCAACATCGCACCAACTTCAACCGGGGCGGCTCGCTCTACGGGATTGGTTTTACAATCGATGGAAGGCAAGCTAGACGGCATATCGCTTCGAGTTCCGGTGGCAGCTGGTTCTATAACCGATTTCGTGGGCCACCTCAGTCGCAACGTCACGGTTGAAGAGGTGAACGAAGCGTTCCAACGAGCAGCAACAGAAGGGCCGTTGGCCGGCATCCTTGAATACTCTGAAGCACCTCTAGTTTCATCAGACATTCTGGGTTCAACCGCTTCGTGTGTATACGACGCTCCCCTCACCTTGGCGATGGACAACCTAGTAAAAATATTCGGCTGGTACGATAACGAGGTGGGCTATTCCAACCGTTTGTTAGATCTGGTCCTCATAGTCGGCTCCGCCACCCAAGGTTAG
- a CDS encoding cation-translocating P-type ATPase, whose translation MTTTASETEALWLEEPSHLEGHARIRARIAGLHCSLCTGTIEKALGRQPGVEKVAVSLTHEQALVDYDPSLVRPEDILTTLRDIGYDLYDPRKLRPFEEEEADLVREGKRLLVAVGASLTAIALIANVTGIWSVLVPLSVFALMVPVAYAILRPAGPVPAAAGALALMGPAAAAVAGRASGVIDESAAGWITGGLALFVVFGVALHILRMAYQSARPRILNQHVLLEVGAFAGMAGGVIGLTGVLDDYPTAPFFAVTVLVANYHIFSEWLSLLVKTRSSQAVRKLLNLQPDTARVVGGGIERDVPIDQVQVGDLVRVRPGERIPVDGRVERGHSAVDLSLVTGEPVPVDRSVNDEVIGGSINGDGTLLVEVARVGADSFLAQVVRHVEDARALKPGILHLVDRVLRVYTPTVLLVAAGALVVWLIATVLLDGEPDVRRAVFAGISVLVMGYPCAVGIAAPLAIVRGAGEAADRGIIMRTGEAFQTFGQVRTVLLDKTGTITEGRPAVLEIIPIGDGITEDDLLALSAAAESHSQHPLARAVIDAAASRGLAVADPDDFVSVTGFGVEARVGTRHVLVGRPKFLIDRGVPADHLAKSVEALEAAGRTVAAVAVDGTLVGVMGLGNELRTDALDAVRHMRSAGMRVAMVTGDNEHAARVVAQQVGIDEVHAEVLPDGKAHIVRQIQADGTRVAMVGDGINDAPALMQADVGIAMGGGTDIAVESADVIILRDDLSAVLTAQQISRSSYRRVRQNVAIAFLFNGIGIPAAATGLVYPVWAMIAMALSVTTIFVNSLGGKPSLLFEAIGSVGRTPSGERS comes from the coding sequence ATGACGACGACCGCATCCGAAACCGAGGCGCTGTGGTTGGAGGAGCCGAGTCACCTGGAGGGCCATGCTCGGATCCGGGCACGGATCGCCGGGCTCCACTGCTCGTTGTGCACCGGAACGATCGAGAAGGCCCTCGGCCGCCAGCCGGGCGTCGAGAAGGTGGCGGTGAGCCTCACCCACGAGCAGGCCCTGGTCGATTACGACCCGAGCCTGGTCCGTCCCGAGGACATCCTGACCACGCTGCGCGACATTGGCTATGACCTCTACGACCCCCGCAAGCTGCGCCCGTTCGAGGAGGAAGAGGCCGACCTCGTCCGCGAAGGCAAACGCCTCCTAGTGGCCGTGGGTGCCAGTCTGACCGCCATCGCGCTCATCGCCAACGTCACCGGCATCTGGTCGGTGCTCGTGCCGCTGTCGGTGTTCGCCCTGATGGTGCCGGTCGCCTACGCCATTCTGCGCCCGGCCGGTCCTGTCCCGGCTGCTGCTGGCGCGCTGGCGCTGATGGGGCCTGCCGCGGCGGCGGTAGCGGGGCGCGCCTCCGGGGTCATCGACGAGTCGGCCGCGGGGTGGATCACGGGCGGGCTGGCGCTGTTCGTCGTCTTCGGCGTGGCGCTGCACATCTTGCGCATGGCGTATCAGTCGGCCCGGCCACGCATCCTCAACCAGCACGTGCTCCTGGAGGTCGGCGCCTTCGCCGGTATGGCCGGCGGGGTCATCGGCCTGACCGGCGTGCTGGATGACTACCCGACCGCGCCGTTCTTCGCTGTGACCGTCCTCGTCGCGAACTACCACATCTTCTCGGAGTGGCTGTCGCTGCTGGTCAAGACCCGCTCCAGCCAAGCGGTCAGGAAGCTTCTCAACCTCCAGCCCGACACGGCCCGGGTCGTGGGCGGCGGTATCGAGCGGGACGTCCCCATCGATCAGGTCCAAGTCGGTGATCTGGTGCGGGTGCGCCCCGGCGAGCGCATCCCCGTCGACGGGCGGGTTGAAAGAGGCCATTCCGCCGTCGACCTGTCCCTGGTCACTGGTGAGCCCGTGCCGGTGGACCGCTCAGTCAACGACGAGGTCATCGGCGGTTCCATCAACGGCGACGGCACCCTGCTGGTCGAGGTCGCCCGGGTCGGTGCAGACAGCTTCTTGGCCCAGGTCGTCCGCCACGTCGAGGACGCCCGGGCTCTCAAGCCCGGCATCTTGCACCTCGTCGACCGGGTGCTCCGGGTTTACACCCCCACCGTGCTATTGGTGGCGGCGGGCGCCCTGGTGGTCTGGCTCATCGCCACGGTCTTGCTCGACGGTGAGCCGGACGTGCGCCGTGCCGTGTTCGCCGGGATCTCGGTGCTGGTCATGGGCTATCCATGTGCAGTCGGCATCGCCGCTCCGCTCGCTATCGTGCGAGGCGCCGGCGAAGCCGCCGACCGCGGCATCATTATGCGCACCGGCGAGGCCTTCCAGACCTTCGGCCAGGTACGTACGGTCCTTCTCGACAAGACCGGGACTATCACTGAGGGCCGCCCCGCGGTGCTCGAGATCATCCCCATCGGGGACGGCATCACCGAAGACGACTTGCTCGCTCTCTCGGCGGCCGCCGAGAGCCACTCGCAGCACCCTCTGGCCCGGGCTGTCATCGACGCCGCCGCATCCCGCGGCCTCGCCGTGGCCGACCCCGACGACTTCGTCTCGGTCACCGGCTTCGGCGTCGAAGCACGGGTCGGGACCCGCCATGTGCTGGTCGGCCGACCCAAGTTCCTCATCGACCGCGGCGTGCCCGCGGACCATCTCGCCAAATCGGTGGAGGCGCTGGAGGCAGCGGGCCGCACCGTGGCGGCGGTCGCCGTGGACGGGACGCTGGTCGGCGTCATGGGACTCGGCAACGAGTTACGCACCGACGCCCTAGACGCGGTGCGCCACATGCGGTCGGCTGGGATGCGCGTGGCGATGGTGACTGGCGATAACGAACACGCCGCCCGGGTGGTCGCCCAGCAGGTCGGCATCGACGAGGTCCACGCTGAGGTACTTCCCGATGGTAAGGCCCACATCGTCCGCCAGATCCAAGCCGACGGCACCCGGGTGGCCATGGTCGGAGACGGGATCAACGACGCGCCCGCCCTCATGCAAGCCGACGTTGGCATCGCTATGGGTGGCGGCACTGACATCGCAGTCGAGTCCGCCGACGTGATCATCCTGCGCGACGACCTATCTGCTGTCCTCACCGCCCAGCAGATCAGCCGCTCTAGCTACCGGAGGGTCCGTCAGAACGTCGCCATCGCCTTCTTGTTCAACGGGATCGGTATTCCGGCCGCCGCCACCGGGCTCGTCTACCCGGTGTGGGCGATGATCGCCATGGCTCTGTCGGTTACGACGATCTTCGTCAACTCACTCGGTGGCAAGCCGTCGTTGCTGTTCGAGGCGATCGGCAGCGTAGGTCGGACCCCCAGCGGAGAACGGTCATGA
- the tpiA gene encoding triose-phosphate isomerase: MRSARKPLISGNWKMHHNHFEAIQTVQKLSYRLERDDYEAVDISVHPPFTDIRSIQTLIQSENIPLLLGAQHCHWEEKGAFTGEVAPAMLAKLDVTYVIAGHSERRELFGETDDMVNKKVKAILAAGMTPILCVGETLAEREAGQAEVKVAAQVRAGLMGVSSEAVGGLVIAYEPIWAIGTGRTATPADAQAMCSLVRVTVASAAGDAAAGGVRVQYGGSVKPGNANELMSQPDIDGALVGGASLDADDFARIVQWRNGA, from the coding sequence ATGCGTAGCGCCCGCAAGCCGCTAATTAGTGGCAACTGGAAGATGCACCACAACCATTTCGAGGCGATTCAGACGGTTCAGAAGCTTTCCTACCGACTGGAACGTGATGATTATGAAGCGGTTGACATATCGGTGCATCCGCCGTTTACCGATATTCGTTCGATTCAGACTCTTATCCAATCGGAGAATATTCCGCTGTTGCTTGGTGCCCAGCACTGTCACTGGGAAGAAAAAGGTGCCTTCACCGGTGAAGTAGCGCCTGCCATGTTGGCCAAGTTAGATGTGACCTATGTAATTGCTGGTCACTCGGAGCGGCGCGAGCTGTTTGGCGAAACCGACGACATGGTGAACAAAAAGGTGAAAGCTATATTGGCAGCTGGCATGACACCTATTTTATGTGTCGGTGAAACCTTGGCGGAACGCGAAGCAGGCCAGGCCGAAGTGAAGGTCGCCGCCCAGGTGCGAGCCGGGTTAATGGGTGTTAGCTCAGAGGCCGTCGGTGGACTGGTTATTGCTTATGAGCCAATTTGGGCCATTGGCACCGGACGAACCGCCACGCCCGCCGATGCCCAGGCCATGTGCTCGCTGGTTCGAGTTACCGTTGCCAGCGCCGCTGGTGATGCCGCCGCTGGGGGAGTGCGAGTTCAATACGGTGGCTCGGTTAAACCCGGCAATGCTAACGAATTGATGTCGCAACCCGATATCGACGGGGCGTTGGTGGGCGGTGCCAGCCTCGACGCCGACGATTTCGCCCGGATTGTTCAATGGCGTAACGGCGCGTAA
- a CDS encoding phosphoglycerate kinase — protein sequence MPQLEDLGDLDGRRVLLRADFNVPLRHGEIVDDLRIRAALPTIQYLVDHGAKVTAISHLGRPPEARFDLRFSLKPVLDRLTELAPGVELAENLRFDAGEKANDPEFVQRLIKDQDVYVNDAFGVSHRAHASIVGPPQFLPSAAGRLLAREVEVLSGLREHPKRPFVAVLGGAKVFDKIGVIEALMDVVDTVVIGGGMCFTFLAAQGNSVGASLLEADQIDNCRRLLESGKIHLPSDITALGPGGKIGDPAAGGEVRQAGTSLPEGWMGLDIGPGTAAEFGDVIAEARTVFWNGPMGVFEDPRFAAGTRSVAQSVADCRGFTVVGGGDSAAAVAEFGLASEIDHISTGGGASLELLEQGDLPGLKALRGAPNA from the coding sequence ATGCCGCAGCTGGAAGATCTGGGCGATCTTGACGGTCGCCGAGTGTTGTTGCGGGCCGACTTCAACGTGCCACTGCGCCACGGGGAGATAGTTGACGATCTACGAATTCGCGCTGCTCTGCCCACGATTCAATATCTGGTGGATCATGGTGCCAAGGTAACGGCTATTAGCCATCTGGGGCGGCCACCCGAAGCACGTTTTGATCTACGGTTCTCATTGAAACCGGTACTTGATCGCTTAACAGAACTGGCCCCCGGGGTTGAGCTAGCTGAAAACCTACGTTTTGATGCTGGGGAGAAAGCCAACGACCCTGAGTTTGTGCAGCGGTTGATCAAAGACCAAGACGTTTACGTGAACGATGCCTTTGGGGTTTCGCACCGCGCCCATGCCTCTATTGTGGGGCCACCTCAATTCTTACCTAGTGCCGCTGGGCGACTTTTAGCGCGGGAAGTAGAAGTACTGAGTGGTCTTCGTGAGCACCCGAAACGCCCATTCGTGGCGGTGCTTGGTGGGGCCAAGGTTTTCGACAAGATCGGTGTTATCGAAGCATTGATGGATGTGGTAGACACCGTGGTTATCGGCGGGGGAATGTGCTTTACATTCCTGGCGGCTCAAGGTAACTCGGTAGGGGCCTCGCTGCTGGAAGCCGACCAAATCGATAACTGCCGACGCTTATTGGAATCGGGCAAAATACACCTTCCATCTGATATCACGGCTCTTGGACCGGGTGGAAAAATTGGTGACCCGGCGGCCGGCGGTGAAGTACGCCAGGCTGGCACTTCACTACCTGAAGGCTGGATGGGTCTCGACATTGGCCCTGGAACCGCCGCTGAGTTTGGCGATGTGATAGCTGAAGCCCGCACAGTGTTTTGGAACGGGCCGATGGGAGTTTTTGAAGACCCGCGTTTTGCTGCTGGAACCCGCTCGGTGGCGCAATCGGTTGCTGACTGTCGTGGTTTCACCGTGGTCGGCGGCGGCGATTCCGCAGCGGCCGTGGCAGAATTCGGCTTAGCTAGTGAGATCGACCATATTTCTACTGGGGGAGGCGCTTCGCTCGAACTGTTAGAGCAAGGTGACCTGCCCGGGCTAAAAGCACTGAGAGGAGCTCCCAATGCGTAG
- the secG gene encoding preprotein translocase subunit SecG, with protein sequence MPILTALITVVHVLVSLLLVVLILLHSGKGGGLSDMFGGGIGASAAGSTVMEKNLDRMTVFAAIIFGMSTFGLALVIN encoded by the coding sequence GTGCCCATCCTCACCGCACTGATAACTGTTGTTCACGTTCTGGTTAGCTTGTTGCTAGTCGTGCTAATTCTGCTGCACAGCGGTAAAGGCGGCGGCCTCTCCGACATGTTCGGCGGTGGCATCGGCGCATCGGCTGCTGGTTCAACCGTGATGGAAAAGAACCTTGACCGTATGACGGTATTTGCTGCCATAATTTTTGGCATGAGCACTTTCGGTTTGGCACTAGTTATCAACTAG
- a CDS encoding heavy metal-responsive transcriptional regulator: MRIGELANQLGLNPRTIRYYESIGLLPEPARTPSGYRDYDERAGELLTFIRTAQGLGITLDEIREILAVRDRGQQPCSYVRDLLRQQVDDIDERIAELGRLRNELVTLDAIADQLPDPGPGQCRLIEHVRQIQPASERVTATRL, from the coding sequence GTGCGTATTGGAGAACTGGCCAACCAGCTCGGCCTGAACCCCAGGACCATCCGCTACTACGAGAGCATCGGGCTTCTCCCAGAACCAGCGCGGACTCCGTCCGGCTACCGGGACTACGACGAACGGGCCGGTGAGCTGCTCACCTTCATAAGGACCGCGCAGGGCCTTGGCATCACCCTCGATGAGATCCGCGAGATCCTCGCTGTGCGGGACCGAGGCCAACAACCCTGCAGCTACGTGCGCGATCTTCTCCGCCAGCAGGTCGACGACATCGACGAGCGCATTGCCGAGCTCGGCCGACTCCGCAACGAACTCGTCACCCTCGACGCCATCGCCGACCAGCTGCCCGACCCTGGGCCTGGCCAGTGCCGACTAATCGAACACGTCCGCCAGATCCAGCCAGCCAGCGAACGCGTCACTGCGACACGCCTCTGA
- a CDS encoding cbb3-type cytochrome c oxidase subunit I — protein MTETISAHSRQFDSSDGRRVMAVYIATGLSVAFLLMLVGLTMRITQAGWISLDPEIFYSLLTLHGAGMVVSLLLCGMGGIWYLVRREVDMDIRLAWWAFGLIVAGVAMVIAATVVGKFGAAWTFLYPLPFYNPTWPNWSIGSFLIGIMVITAGWTVWSLQILKAVIRRSGSLRDALGWDMVFHAKQFKAAGREPLPAQMLPAIVISVDGMVMSAGGMVIGVALIVHWINPAIPLDTIWAKNLTYFFGHSIANFIIYMLLAFVYVGLPRYTNRKWNTNAVFVVAWWGTMIFVLTAYFHHMYLDYAQPLILQYSGQVFSYMSAVPVSVVTVYGGLMLIWRAKVRWSVGSIFMYAGMAGWIIGGAGALLDASVPFNVHLHNTLWVPGHFHNYLLGSCLYFALGWVFLQAEERHHQRSSPAMRWLIGVMVFGGTALFLTGFYVSGAEGVPRRYMVQPDPGQGLSALASVGAIVLLGGLLVCLYEGARLWRNQSQDGLAGLVNAGSADGAGSANGSPVSTLEAP, from the coding sequence ATGACTGAAACCATTAGTGCTCATAGCCGCCAATTTGATTCCTCCGATGGTAGACGAGTCATGGCTGTCTATATAGCTACTGGTCTATCGGTGGCTTTTTTGCTGATGCTGGTGGGATTAACCATGCGCATCACGCAAGCTGGCTGGATCAGCCTTGATCCTGAAATATTTTATTCTTTACTTACCTTGCACGGGGCGGGAATGGTGGTGTCGCTGCTTCTATGCGGCATGGGTGGAATTTGGTACCTCGTTCGGCGCGAGGTCGACATGGACATTCGTTTAGCCTGGTGGGCTTTTGGACTAATTGTGGCTGGGGTAGCAATGGTGATTGCGGCCACCGTTGTCGGAAAGTTCGGGGCCGCATGGACTTTTTTGTATCCGCTGCCGTTTTACAACCCCACTTGGCCTAACTGGTCGATCGGCTCTTTCCTAATCGGTATTATGGTTATCACCGCTGGATGGACGGTTTGGTCGCTACAGATATTAAAAGCCGTCATCCGCCGCTCAGGTAGCCTTCGCGATGCCTTGGGCTGGGACATGGTGTTTCACGCAAAGCAGTTCAAGGCCGCAGGACGTGAACCTTTACCGGCTCAGATGCTACCGGCCATCGTTATTTCTGTTGACGGTATGGTTATGTCGGCTGGCGGCATGGTTATTGGCGTGGCCTTAATCGTTCACTGGATAAACCCCGCTATTCCCTTAGATACTATATGGGCAAAAAACCTTACCTATTTCTTTGGTCATAGCATTGCCAATTTTATTATCTACATGCTTCTAGCGTTTGTATATGTAGGACTACCGCGTTATACAAATCGAAAATGGAACACCAACGCGGTGTTTGTAGTGGCTTGGTGGGGGACCATGATTTTTGTTCTCACCGCCTATTTCCACCACATGTACTTGGATTATGCACAGCCATTGATTCTGCAATACTCCGGTCAGGTATTCTCGTACATGTCAGCGGTGCCGGTGTCGGTAGTAACGGTTTACGGCGGATTAATGCTCATTTGGCGAGCTAAAGTCCGCTGGTCGGTTGGATCGATATTTATGTATGCCGGTATGGCCGGTTGGATCATTGGCGGGGCAGGAGCACTATTAGATGCCAGTGTTCCCTTTAACGTTCATCTGCATAACACACTGTGGGTGCCGGGGCATTTCCACAATTATTTGTTAGGTTCATGCCTCTATTTCGCCTTGGGATGGGTGTTCCTACAGGCCGAAGAGCGACACCATCAACGCTCTAGCCCGGCCATGCGCTGGTTGATAGGCGTGATGGTATTTGGTGGTACCGCACTGTTCTTGACCGGGTTTTATGTAAGTGGGGCCGAAGGTGTTCCACGCCGGTACATGGTGCAGCCCGACCCAGGCCAAGGTTTATCAGCTTTAGCGTCCGTGGGGGCCATTGTGTTGCTGGGCGGCTTGTTGGTCTGTCTTTATGAAGGCGCTCGGTTGTGGAGAAACCAAAGTCAAGATGGCTTGGCTGGGCTCGTCAATGCCGGTTCTGCTGACGGAGCCGGTTCGGCTAACGGTTCACCTGTTTCAACCTTGGAGGCACCGTGA